The following proteins are encoded in a genomic region of Candidatus Stygibacter australis:
- a CDS encoding response regulator — translation MERSKKINLLIVDDDVSTARSLQLMISKKYENINVETANGGFAAMRRIRQGGIDAVLTDVAMPDMNGCDLYRKIMETNDNIQVIMMSAYYDPSHSVVKAKLEGLKDVVPSLELIEKKDLVEQIFKKIEEHFLK, via the coding sequence ATGGAGAGGAGCAAGAAAATAAATTTGTTAATAGTTGATGATGATGTAAGCACGGCCCGTAGCCTGCAATTGATGATCAGCAAGAAATATGAAAATATCAATGTTGAAACAGCTAATGGAGGATTTGCAGCCATGCGACGGATACGTCAGGGTGGGATAGATGCAGTATTGACCGATGTGGCAATGCCTGATATGAATGGTTGTGACTTATATAGAAAGATCATGGAGACTAATGATAATATCCAGGTGATCATGATGTCAGCCTATTATGATCCATCTCATTCAGTGGTTAAAGCTAAATTGGAAGGACTTAAGGACGTGGTTCCCAGTCTGGAGCTGATAGAGAAAAAGGATCTTGTCGAACAGATATTTAAAAAAATAGAAGAGCACTTTTTAAAATAA
- the mazG gene encoding nucleoside triphosphate pyrophosphohydrolase, giving the protein MEEFDKLVQIVADLRNPEAGCPWDKIQTHKSLVPNFIEELYESIEAIEAGDMEDLREELGDLMLHIVMQSRIAEEAGNFKMGEVLQSINEKLIRRHPHIYADEQVEDAKGVKLNWEQIKLKEKTHRKSALEGVPLGMPKLIVAQRMQEKAAAVGFDWDNHHQVFDKLSEEIAELKEAIEEEDPVHIEEELGDLLFTVVNLSRKLGIDAEMALSGTNRKFERRFMQVEEIYNGKKTKMHDSSLEQLDEVWKTVKDTEK; this is encoded by the coding sequence ATGGAGGAATTTGACAAGCTGGTGCAGATAGTTGCGGATTTACGTAATCCAGAAGCAGGATGTCCCTGGGATAAAATCCAGACCCATAAAAGTCTTGTACCTAATTTTATAGAAGAGCTTTATGAAAGCATAGAAGCGATAGAAGCAGGGGATATGGAAGATCTACGGGAAGAACTGGGAGATCTGATGCTGCATATTGTGATGCAAAGCAGGATAGCAGAAGAAGCTGGAAATTTTAAGATGGGTGAAGTTCTGCAGAGCATCAATGAGAAATTGATCCGTCGTCATCCACATATATACGCTGATGAACAGGTGGAGGATGCCAAAGGAGTGAAATTGAACTGGGAGCAAATCAAGCTGAAAGAGAAGACACATCGCAAATCAGCTCTGGAAGGCGTTCCTCTGGGTATGCCCAAACTGATAGTAGCTCAGAGGATGCAGGAAAAGGCAGCTGCAGTAGGCTTTGATTGGGATAATCACCACCAGGTATTTGATAAACTTTCTGAAGAAATTGCAGAATTAAAGGAAGCTATCGAAGAAGAAGATCCTGTTCATATTGAGGAAGAGTTGGGAGATTTGCTTTTTACAGTGGTGAATTTAAGCCGCAAGCTGGGAATTGATGCGGAGATGGCATTATCAGGCACAAATCGCAAGTTTGAAAGACGGTTTATGCAGGTCGAAGAAATTTATAATGGAAAAAAAACAAAGATGCATGATAGCAGTCTTGAGCAGTTAGATGAAGTTTGGAAAACAGTTAAAGATACTGAAAAATAG
- a CDS encoding HAMP domain-containing sensor histidine kinase — translation MKFGKQLKILKNSTSNTIKLYFIIGSLLILISFLVFTNLLSKDIQRDVSVVPDLYAQFIGLPDNVNLENFLTDYFMTEIIPFIDYPIIFCDSLRVPFSWENINVEMRNFESLDQADKDKLHKMVKRLHNRGSYTLLYQNRRKDNLIGYVYFGETSSMKQLRYMPYVASIFVVIFIAVGAFALGYMRRNEKNQLWIGLAKETAHQFGTPTSSLVGWLSIMRSRLETASNPEESKELLEYIDHIETDVNRLQNVASRFGKVGSTIKLQNTILDAIIEETVTYFRSRVPQDNNKISIYYFSEIHGVVLKIDNDLIKWTLENMIKNAIDAMTGKGGKIILTSVVREGNVMIRISDEGKGIARNMFQRVFLAGVTSKERGWGLGLSLAKRIIEEYHQGKIRIVQSELKKGTTFEILLPIKDLEA, via the coding sequence ATGAAGTTTGGAAAACAGTTAAAGATACTGAAAAATAGTACTTCCAATACAATAAAGCTGTATTTTATAATTGGAAGTTTACTGATATTGATCAGTTTTCTGGTATTTACCAATCTCTTGAGCAAAGATATTCAAAGAGATGTATCAGTGGTACCTGATCTTTATGCTCAGTTTATTGGTTTGCCAGACAATGTAAATCTGGAGAATTTCCTGACAGATTATTTTATGACAGAGATCATCCCTTTTATAGATTACCCCATAATCTTTTGTGATAGTTTACGGGTACCTTTTTCCTGGGAAAATATCAATGTGGAGATGCGTAATTTTGAATCATTAGATCAGGCAGATAAGGATAAACTTCATAAGATGGTAAAGCGTCTTCATAACCGGGGAAGTTATACATTGCTATATCAGAACCGAAGAAAAGATAATCTGATCGGCTACGTATATTTTGGGGAAACTAGTTCCATGAAGCAATTGCGATATATGCCTTATGTGGCAAGTATATTCGTGGTGATATTTATTGCAGTGGGAGCATTTGCCTTGGGATATATGCGCAGAAATGAGAAGAATCAGCTCTGGATCGGACTGGCAAAAGAGACTGCACATCAATTTGGCACACCCACGTCATCACTTGTGGGCTGGCTCAGCATCATGCGTAGTAGACTGGAAACGGCAAGTAATCCAGAAGAATCGAAAGAGCTTCTGGAATATATAGACCATATTGAGACGGATGTGAACCGACTTCAGAACGTAGCTTCCCGGTTTGGTAAAGTGGGCTCCACCATAAAACTGCAGAATACAATTTTGGATGCGATAATAGAGGAAACAGTAACTTATTTTCGCTCACGAGTACCGCAGGACAATAATAAGATAAGTATATATTATTTTAGTGAAATACACGGTGTGGTATTAAAGATAGATAATGATCTGATCAAGTGGACGCTGGAGAATATGATCAAAAATGCTATTGATGCCATGACCGGCAAAGGTGGTAAGATAATACTTACATCAGTGGTTAGGGAAGGCAATGTGATGATCAGGATAAGTGATGAAGGTAAGGGTATAGCAAGAAATATGTTCCAGCGGGTATTTCTGGCAGGGGTAACCAGTAAAGAACGGGGCTGGGGACTCGGCTTGAGCCTGGCAAAACGAATTATCGAAGAATATCATCAGGGAAAGATCAGAATTGTGCAAAGCGAATTGAAAAAAGGTACTACCTTTGAGATATTATTACCAATAAAAGATCTGGAGGCATAA
- a CDS encoding NAD(P)H-hydrate dehydratase: protein MYLLSRQQMYDCDRYTINDGIPGKELMENAGRGSAEYIRDNILSAGEIIIFCGSGNNGGDGFVIARYLCSWDYKVTVILTGKTEKMTSETLENYQSCLDMNITMKTIGSYEDWQALQINITNFSLVIDAIFGIGFKGNLRGWIVQLIAEINDRSKLTVAIDIASGVDADNGAARSAIQADHTLTVAAIKYGSIMEAGKWHSGKITVIDIGIPQEVISGKRPKSVLIDAGSVILPERKGYYHKGNYGRIAIIAGSPGYSGAAVLSSRAALRSGAGLITLFHPQGMELIFETQLLEVMTRVIPEKSEELTRQLENFEAVLFGPGVGQSKEAETILEMLVKEWKKPLLIDADGLNLLSFRKDLLPRLMDRDVLLTPHIGEFSRLTRISTEDILLNPTEILMTFCQENRLKVLLKSSTSIFCDGEKLVFCTAGNDGLATGGSGDVLSGIIISFIGQGLSVSDAGTAASWVLGETAEKLASKRETRSIIPSDIIENLFTI from the coding sequence ATGTATTTATTATCCAGACAGCAGATGTATGATTGTGATCGATATACAATCAATGATGGCATACCGGGCAAAGAATTAATGGAAAATGCCGGCAGGGGCAGTGCAGAATACATTAGAGATAATATTCTGAGTGCTGGTGAAATAATAATTTTCTGTGGAAGCGGTAATAATGGGGGAGACGGATTTGTAATAGCCAGATATCTGTGCAGCTGGGATTATAAAGTAACGGTAATTTTAACTGGTAAAACTGAGAAGATGACATCAGAAACTCTGGAAAACTATCAGAGTTGCCTGGATATGAATATCACAATGAAAACCATCGGCAGCTATGAAGATTGGCAGGCTTTGCAAATAAATATCACCAATTTTTCTCTGGTTATAGATGCAATCTTTGGAATTGGTTTTAAGGGAAACCTTCGAGGCTGGATAGTGCAATTGATAGCAGAGATAAATGATAGATCAAAGCTGACAGTTGCAATAGATATTGCCAGTGGGGTTGATGCCGATAATGGGGCAGCCCGGTCAGCTATACAGGCAGATCATACTCTAACTGTGGCAGCAATAAAATATGGCTCGATTATGGAAGCAGGTAAATGGCATTCGGGAAAGATCACAGTTATTGATATTGGCATTCCTCAGGAAGTGATCAGCGGGAAAAGACCGAAAAGTGTGCTTATTGATGCCGGATCCGTAATATTACCAGAGCGAAAAGGATATTACCATAAGGGTAATTATGGCAGAATTGCAATAATTGCGGGGTCACCAGGCTATTCAGGAGCAGCAGTGCTCTCCTCCAGGGCTGCTTTGCGCAGTGGAGCAGGATTGATCACGCTTTTTCATCCCCAGGGAATGGAATTGATCTTTGAAACCCAACTATTGGAAGTGATGACCAGAGTAATACCAGAAAAATCAGAGGAATTAACCAGGCAGTTAGAGAATTTTGAAGCTGTATTATTTGGACCAGGAGTTGGTCAAAGCAAAGAGGCAGAAACTATTCTGGAAATGCTGGTAAAAGAGTGGAAAAAACCGCTGTTAATAGATGCTGATGGTCTGAATCTGTTAAGTTTCCGGAAAGACCTTTTGCCACGGCTTATGGATAGAGATGTGTTACTCACTCCACATATTGGTGAATTCTCTCGATTAACAAGAATAAGTACTGAAGACATTCTTTTAAATCCAACTGAGATTCTTATGACCTTCTGTCAGGAAAATAGACTTAAGGTGCTATTGAAAAGCTCTACCAGTATTTTCTGCGATGGAGAAAAGCTGGTGTTTTGTACTGCGGGTAATGATGGACTGGCAACTGGAGGTAGTGGAGATGTACTTAGTGGGATTATCATCAGTTTTATCGGTCAGGGGTTGAGTGTATCAGATGCTGGAACAGCGGCTTCCTGGGTGCTTGGTGAAACAGCAGAAAAACTGGCATCGAAGCGAGAGACAAGGTCTATTATACCTTCTGATATAATTGAAAATCTGTTTACTATTTAA
- a CDS encoding sigma-54 dependent transcriptional regulator: MKILILDDEPSFNEELIEFIESMNFQASAEELPENALNYLKSNSVDILILDIRLPQMSGIQVLKKVRKNYPELEVIMVTGHGDMDTVIEAMRLGACDFLKKPFRHIDIKLAIERTRKFLEVSRKLKKVESQYSLLSRELKKQVEYDLIGNSEALQKVYELAMTAAKFKNSNVLITGESGCGKEIIARLIHYASPRQDNNFCPVNCSAIPESLLESEFFGHKKGSFTGAISDQKGYFELADQGTIFLDEIGDMPIELQAKLLRAIESKKIKKIGDQKEYSYDFRIISATNRNVEELVKSSRFRLDLVHRLNAVEIHIPPLRERISDIPPLIDYFINQLAGEMNLPKPEITRSAIHKLQQYSFPGNVRELKNLIERAFILSKGGNLQPQHFLLDDKFDLPAQADLIADKSLKLDEHEKQLILIALEKTQYNHQNAADLLGISRHALSRRLKKFEIEADKS; this comes from the coding sequence ATGAAAATCTTGATACTTGATGATGAGCCCAGTTTCAATGAAGAACTGATAGAATTTATAGAAAGCATGAATTTTCAGGCATCAGCCGAGGAACTGCCGGAAAATGCTCTCAATTACTTGAAATCAAATTCTGTAGATATTCTCATTCTAGATATCAGGCTTCCTCAAATGAGTGGAATTCAGGTTCTTAAAAAGGTAAGAAAGAACTATCCTGAACTGGAAGTGATCATGGTCACTGGACATGGAGATATGGACACAGTGATTGAAGCCATGCGTCTGGGTGCCTGTGACTTTCTCAAAAAACCCTTCCGCCATATTGATATCAAGCTGGCAATAGAGCGGACAAGAAAATTTCTGGAAGTTTCACGCAAGCTCAAGAAGGTGGAAAGCCAGTATTCATTACTCAGTAGAGAGCTTAAGAAACAGGTAGAATATGACTTGATCGGCAACAGCGAAGCATTACAGAAAGTTTATGAACTGGCGATGACAGCAGCAAAATTTAAGAATTCCAATGTATTGATCACGGGTGAAAGTGGATGTGGTAAAGAGATTATTGCCCGTTTGATACATTATGCCAGCCCACGACAGGATAATAACTTTTGCCCGGTAAATTGCAGCGCAATACCCGAATCTCTTTTAGAAAGTGAATTCTTTGGACACAAGAAGGGTTCCTTTACCGGTGCTATCTCAGATCAGAAAGGTTATTTTGAACTGGCAGACCAGGGGACAATATTCCTGGATGAAATAGGGGATATGCCTATTGAATTACAGGCAAAACTGCTCAGGGCAATTGAAAGTAAAAAGATCAAAAAGATTGGTGACCAAAAAGAATACAGCTATGATTTCAGAATTATATCTGCCACAAATAGAAACGTAGAAGAATTGGTGAAAAGCTCAAGATTTCGGCTTGATCTGGTGCATAGATTAAATGCCGTGGAAATTCATATCCCTCCCCTGCGGGAAAGAATATCTGATATTCCTCCTTTAATTGATTACTTTATCAATCAATTGGCAGGAGAGATGAATCTTCCTAAACCTGAAATCACTCGTTCAGCTATCCACAAATTGCAGCAATATAGTTTTCCTGGTAATGTTCGTGAGCTCAAGAACCTCATAGAAAGGGCATTTATTTTAAGTAAAGGAGGTAATCTTCAACCTCAGCATTTCCTGCTTGATGATAAATTTGATCTACCCGCTCAAGCTGATTTGATCGCTGATAAAAGCCTGAAACTTGATGAACATGAGAAACAACTGATCCTGATCGCTCTAGAAAAAACTCAATATAATCATCAGAATGCTGCTGATCTTCTGGGTATTTCACGACATGCACTTAGTAGAAGGCTAAAAAAATTCGAAATTGAAGCCGATAAATCTTAA
- a CDS encoding ATP-binding protein codes for MDIVKVLIVEDERIIAESIKLSIEKLNYSVCGIEAWGEKVTTAIEGLKPDLILMDIRLRGEMSGVQAAAIIKDKFDLPVVFLTSYSDDKTIQNAKYTYPYGYLVKPFEERELYATIEIALFKHRTSQELEKYRNHLELLVEERTSELNKINSELEDRIREEVEKRNKQQQVIIQQSKLASLGELAAGIAHEINQPLNIISFTMDNVLAHIKSDSLNRDYLQKKMEKIFQNIFRMKNTIQHIQTFSREQKEGNSEVFDLNQPVNDAINLLYEQYRNHGIELKIDLDPQSLPVFGNPFRLEQVLLNLVSNARDAINNNKGEIKVTTSLHENQILMIVSDNGEGIAPDIIDQVIHPFFTTKQPGEGTGLGLSISYGIVKDMDGNLEIESIQGKGTKAIVTLPISQSREKQDAKQ; via the coding sequence ATGGATATTGTAAAAGTTCTTATTGTTGAAGACGAAAGGATCATTGCAGAAAGCATCAAGCTTTCTATCGAAAAATTGAATTACAGTGTATGCGGAATTGAAGCCTGGGGTGAAAAAGTAACTACTGCAATAGAAGGGTTGAAACCGGATTTGATACTGATGGATATTAGATTACGTGGTGAAATGTCAGGCGTCCAGGCGGCAGCAATTATTAAGGATAAATTTGACCTTCCGGTTGTGTTTTTGACTTCATATTCTGATGATAAGACAATCCAGAATGCAAAATATACCTATCCCTATGGCTATCTGGTGAAACCATTTGAAGAACGCGAATTATATGCTACTATAGAGATTGCTCTATTTAAACATAGAACCTCACAGGAGCTGGAAAAGTATCGTAATCATCTTGAACTGCTTGTTGAGGAAAGAACTTCAGAACTTAATAAGATCAACTCCGAGCTTGAAGACAGAATTAGAGAAGAAGTGGAAAAAAGAAATAAGCAGCAGCAAGTAATAATTCAGCAATCCAAACTGGCTTCATTGGGTGAACTCGCAGCCGGAATTGCTCATGAAATAAATCAACCGCTCAATATTATCTCCTTCACAATGGATAATGTTCTTGCGCATATCAAATCTGATAGCTTGAATAGAGATTATCTCCAGAAAAAAATGGAGAAGATCTTCCAGAACATCTTCCGCATGAAAAATACTATTCAGCATATTCAAACATTTTCCCGGGAGCAAAAGGAAGGTAATAGTGAAGTTTTTGATCTTAATCAACCCGTAAATGATGCTATCAATCTTCTCTATGAGCAATATCGTAATCATGGGATTGAATTAAAGATAGATTTGGATCCCCAATCTCTGCCTGTTTTTGGCAATCCTTTCCGTTTGGAGCAGGTGCTTCTAAATCTGGTCAGTAATGCACGGGATGCTATCAATAATAATAAGGGTGAGATAAAAGTAACTACTAGTCTTCATGAAAATCAGATATTAATGATAGTATCAGATAATGGGGAAGGAATTGCACCCGATATTATCGATCAGGTGATCCATCCCTTCTTTACAACCAAGCAGCCGGGAGAGGGAACGGGATTAGGACTTTCAATTTCTTATGGAATAGTAAAAGACATGGATGGAAATCTGGAAATAGAAAGTATTCAAGGTAAAGGAACAAAGGCAATTGTAACCTTACCTATTTCGCAATCAAGGGAAAAGCAAGATGCAAAACAGTAA